A DNA window from Fragaria vesca subsp. vesca linkage group LG3, FraVesHawaii_1.0, whole genome shotgun sequence contains the following coding sequences:
- the LOC101290732 gene encoding tonoplast dicarboxylate transporter-like produces the protein MDHIQDPISGDPKTPLLPLQDQPHRSQSFHSALKSVLTPKNFYVVLGPLLCAIICVFVKIEGPVSSRNMLAVLAWVFAWWLTQAVPMPITSMAPLFLFPLFGIASADDVAHSYMDDVIALVLGSFILALAVEHYNIHRRLALNITILFCGDPLNPPLLLLGICATTAFVSMWMHNVSAAVMMMPVATGILHRFPVGPDQTVVSSKFCRAVVLGVTYSAAVGGMSTLTGTGVNLILVGMWKSYFPEAEPISFSTWFFFGFPMALLIFLALWIILCCLYCSKSSGPALSAYLDKAHLKRELELLGPMVFAEKMILAVFSMLIVLWMTRSITDDIPGWGALFNGRAGDGTASVMMATLLFIIPNKKQEGEKLMDWNKCKKLPWNIVLLLGAGFAIADGVRTSGLADILSEALDFLEQVPYLAIAPAVCLISGTITEFTSNNATTTLVIPLLIQIAKSMNVHPLLLMIPGAIGAQFAFLLPTGTPSNIVGFTTGHIEIKDMIKVGLPLKIAGTAVLTLLMPTLGTYVFGTNEPVQ, from the exons ATGGATCATATTCAAGATCCCATCTCCGGCGACCCCAAAACTCCGCTGCTTCCCCTCCAAGACCAACCCCACCGATCACAGAGCTTCCACTCAGCTCTGAAATCAGTTCTGACGCCCAAGAACTTCTATGTAGTCTTGGGACCTCTTCTGTGCGCAATCATATGCGTTTTTGTGAAGATAGAGGGGCCGGTGAGTAGCCGGAACATGCTGGCAGTGCTGGCTTGGGTTTTCGCTTGGTGGCTGACGCAGGCCGTGCCGATGCCTATAACCTCCATGGCGCCTCTCTTCCTCTTCCCGCTTTTTGGAATAGCTTCGGCTGATGATGTTGCTCACTCTTACATGGACGATGTCATTGCTCTTGTTCTCGGCAGCTTCATTTTGGCTTTAGCTGTTGAGCATTACAACATTCACAGAAGACTTGCTTTGAAC ATTACAATACTCTTCTGCGGGGATCCACTGAATCCTCCCCTGCTCCTCCTTGGGATTTGCGCCACGACAGCGTTTGTGAGCATGTGGATGCACAACGTGTCAGCTGCGGTTATGATGATGCCGGTGGCCACCGGAATTCTGCATCGCTTTCCGGTGGGTCCCGACCAGACCGTCGTGTCTAGCAAGTTCTGCAGAGCTGTGGTTCTGGGGGTTACGTACTCCGCAGCAGTTGGAGGAATGAGTACTCTAACGGGGACAGGTGTTAATCTGATATTGGTGGGAATGTGGAAGAGCTATTTTCCAGAAGCAGAGCCGATCAGCTTCAGTACTTGGTTCTTCTTTGGGTTTCCTATGGCTTTGTTGATTTTCTTGGCCTTGTGGATCATACTTTGCTGCTTGTATTGCTCCAAAAGTTCAGGACCTGCTCTCTCTGCTTACTTGGACAAAGCTCATTTGAAGAGGGAGCTTGAATTGTTAG GTCCAATGGTTTTTGCTGAGAAGATGATATTGGCTGTGTTTTCG ATGTTGATAGTGTTGTGGATGACAAGAAGCATTACAGATGATATTCCCGGCTGGGGAGCCCTCTTCAATGGGCGTGCCGGTGACGGAACTGCCAGT GTTATGATGGCAACATTGCTGTTCATTATTCCTAACAAGAAGCAGGAAGGTGAGAAGTTGATGGACTGGAACAAATGCAAGAAGCTACCATGGAACATTGTGTTGTTACTAGGTGCTGGTTTCGCCATTGCTGACGGAGTTCGGACTAGTGGCCTCGCAGATATACTATCCGAAGCCTTGGATTTCTTGGAACAAGTCCCTTACTTGGCAATTGCACCAGCCGTGTGTCTCATAAGTGGTACCATCACAGAGTTTACATCAAACAATGCCACTACCACACTAGTCATCCCTCTCCTAATTCAAATAGCGAAAAGTATGAATGTGCATCCCCTGCTTCTTATGATTCCAGGAGCCATCGGGGCTCAATTTGCGTTCTTGCTTCCGACTGGAACCCCTTCAAATATAGTTGGGTTCACCACTGGCCACATTGAAATCAAAGATATGATCAAGGTTGGCTTGCCGTTAAAGATTGCCGGAACTGCAGTACTGACACTTCTGATGCCTACACTCG GAACTTATGTATTTGGAACAAATGAACCAGTTCAATGA
- the LOC101311554 gene encoding tonoplast dicarboxylate transporter-like, whose protein sequence is MDSPTSPDKSHKTPLLPVEDHSIQKPKSSCFCSSLKSILASNNLSILLGPLSSTIVCLFVKFDGNVTSRNMLAVLAWIFAWWLTEALPMPITSMSPLFLFPFFGISSADEVAHSYMNDVIALVLGSFILALAVEHYNIHKRLALNITLLFCGDPLNPPLLLLGICATTAFVSMWMHNVATAVMMVPVATGILHRFPTGPNQPVVVGKFCRAVILGVIYSATIGGMSTLTGTGVNLILVGMWKSYFPEAEAITFSTWFLFGFPSALLLFFAMWAVLCYLYCSRSSGQALSPYFDKSFLQKELEMLGPMTFAEKMVLALFSMLIFLWMTRSITDDIPGWGVLFDGRAGDGTASAMVATLLFVFPSKKQKGEKLMDWNKCKQLPWNIILLLGAGLAIADGVRSSGLADILSKTLDFLEAVPYFAMAPAVCLISSTITELITSNNATTTLIVPLLIQMAKTMHVHPLLLMVPGGIGAQFAFLLPTSTPSNTVGFATGHVEIRDMIKVGLALKIAGIAVVSVLMPTLGAFVFGTNARVQ, encoded by the exons ATGGATAGTCCAACCTCCCCTGACAAAAGTCACAAAACCCCGCTTCTCCCAGTCGAGGATCATTCAATCCAAAAACCAAAGAGCAGCTGCTTCTGTTCGTCATTGAAATCAATCTTAGCATCAAACAATCTCTCAATTTTACTAGGACCTCTTTCGAGCACCATTGTGTGCCTTTTTGTAAAGTTCGATGGCAATGTGACTAGCCGGAACATGCTAGCTGTGCTTGCTTGGATCTTCGCCTGGTGGCTCACAGAGGCTCTGCCTATGCCAATAACATCAATGTCTCCACTCTTTCTCTTCCCATTCTTCGGCATTTCCTCCGCGGATGAGGTTGCACACTCGTACATGAACGATGTCATTGCCCTTGTTCTTGGAAGCTTTATATTGGCTCTTGCTGTTGAGCATTATAACATCCACAAAAGATTGGCCTTAAAC ATTACACTGTTATTCTGCGGAGATCCTCTGAATCCACCATTGCTGCTTCTGGGAATATGTGCAACCACAGCTTTCGTAAGCATGTGGATGCACAACGTGGCAACGGCAGTGATGATGGTACCGGTAGCCACCGGAATTCTTCATCGTTTTCCGACCGGTCCGAACCAGCCAGTCGTTGTAGGCAAGTTTTGCAGAGCTGTGATTCTAGGGGTGATATACTCAGCAACCATTGGAGGGATGAGCACTCTCACTGGGACAGGTGTGAATCTCATACTGGTTGGAATGTGGAAGAGCTATTTTCCAGAAGCAGAGGCGATCACTTTCAGCACCTGGTTTCTTTTCGGGTTCCCTTCGGCTTTGTTACTGTTCTTCGCAATGTGGGCGGTCCTTTGCTACTTGTATTGCTCGAGGAGCTCGGGGCAGGCTCTCTCTCCTTATTTCGATAAGAGCTTTTTGCAGAAAGAGCTCGAAATGTTGG GTCCAATGACTTTTGCTGAGAAGATGGTTTTGGCTTTGTTTTCG ATGCTGATTTTTTTGTGGATGACAAGAAGCATAACAGATGATATTCCGGGCTGGGGAGTCCTCTTTGACGGGCGTGCTGGCGATGGAACTGCGAGT GCTATGGTGGCAACTTTGTTGTTTGTTTTTCCAAGCAAAAAGCAGAAGGGTGAGAAGTTGATGGACTGGAACAAATGTAAGCAGCTACCCTGGAACATAATATTGTTACTAGGTGCTGGTTTGGCCATAGCAGACGGAGTTCGATCTAGTGGCCTTGCAGATATATTGTCGAAAACATTGGATTTCTTGGAAGCAGTCCCATATTTCGCGATGGCGCCTGCTGTGTGTCTCATAAGCAGCACCATCACTGAGTTGATTACATCAAACAATGCCACTACGACGCTTATTGTGCCTCTCCTAATTCAGATGGCAAAAACTATGCATGTGCATCCACTGCTTCTTATGGTTCCTGGAGGCATTGGTGCGCAGTTTGCTTTCTTGCTTCCCACATCAACCCCTTCAAATACAGTTGGATTTGCTACCGGCCACGTTGAAATCCGGGATATGATCAAGGTTGGTTTGGCATTAAAGATTGCTGGGATTGCTGTGGTTTCTGTTTTGATGCCTACACTCG GAGCGTTTGTCTTCGGGACAAATGCACGAGTTCAATGA
- the LOC101291024 gene encoding uncharacterized protein LOC101291024 isoform 1, whose translation MEHNRIGVDPELHEKPNTFWTQCHICSAKFQYDRGFVNRVIRCQRCYNIFDARELEGVHQESLRNQFPNHKELPKQCPQSQEPPNTFWTQCPSCSAKFRYCRDTLGLLLSCRICRKAFEPHELKKDVHPAADFSGASNCEKRDVLHGVALGKHGVETLESDSIQSKCTGSSRHMNKKIGNSESGYCLKCERRAGSDPELSGGHCKKYRSKRQNPSSILYDDDDFVRPLKSLRKGQFSGAAKKKRNIAAAGVHKKGARKNVGFPVGKNLQNKKTEDFEEIEVPDPQFHKFVVDADRLASLCEANQIWALYDPADGMPRWYVFVEKVLTTEFKLRIRWLDADPDDHGEINWSKKQLPVACGKFRLRETEEITDHLSFSHKMQYTKGSRTTSVLVYPRRGETWAIYQNWDIGWSSEPETYKYEFVEVLSDFVEGVGIAVTYLGKVKGFVSLFQQTEQQGFQVPPAELYRFSHRIPSFKMTGHEGCGVPSGSFELDPAALPGDVLVRDVDDMDIDN comes from the coding sequence ATGGAGCACAACAGGATTGGTGTTGATCCAGAACTTCATGAGAAACCAAACACATTCTGGACACAGTGCCATATATGTTCAGCGAAGTTTCAATACGACCGAGGGTTTGTGAATCGGGTGATCCGTTGTCAAAGATGCTATAACATATTTGATGCTCGTGAATTGGAAGGTGTTCATCAAGAATCTCTCAGGAATCAATTTCCTAATCATAAAGAGCTTCCAAAACAGTGTCCTCAGTCACAAGAACCCCCAAATACATTCTGGACACAGTGCCCTTCTTGTTCTGCAAAATTTCGATACTGCAGGGACACTCTAGGTCTGTTGCTTAGTTGTCGAATCTGCCGGAAAGCATTTGAGCCTCATGAATTGAAGAAAGATGTTCATCCAGCTGCTGATTTTAGTGGGGCTTCCAACTGTGAAAAGAGAGATGTCTTGCATGGGGTCGCACTGGGGAAACATGGTGTTGAAACGTTAGAATCTGATTCAATCCAGTCCAAATGTACAGGATCTTCGAGACATATGAACAAAAAAATAGGGAATTCTGAATCTGGTTACTGTTTGAAGTGTGAAAGAAGAGCTGGCAGTGATCCTGAACTCAGTGGAGGACACTGTAAGAAATATCGAAGCAAAAGGCAGAATCCTTCATCGATTTTATATGATGATGATGACTTTGTGCGACCCCTCAAAAGTTTGAGGAAGGGTCAATTTTCTGGTGCTGCTAAGAAGAAGAGGAATATTGCAGCCGCTGGTGTGCACAAGAAAGGGGCACGAAAAAATGTTGGATTCCCTGTGGGTAAAAATTTGCAAAACAAGAAAACAGAAGATTTTGAGGAAATTGAGGTTCCTGATCCTCAATTTCATAAGTTTGTAGTTGATGCAGATAGGTTAGCAAGTCTTTGTGAAGCTAATCAAATATGGGCTCTTTACGATCCAGCAGATGGGATGCCGAGATGGTATGTTTTTGTCGAGAAGGTCTTAACCACTGAATTTAAGCTGAGAATCAGATGGCTGGATGCCGATCCAGATGACCATGGTGAGATTAATTGGTCTAAAAAGCAGTTACCAGTTGCTTGTGGTAAGTTCAGACTTCGAGAGACTGAAGAAATTACAGATCACCTTAGTTTTTCTCATAAGATGCAGTACACAAAGGGGAGTCGTACAACCTCTGTTTTGGTATATCCTAGGAGGGGAGAAACTTGGGCCATCTACCAGAATTGGGATATTGGATGGAGTTCTGAGCCGGAAACTTACAAATATGAATTTGTTGAAGTTCTGTCAGATTTTGTGGAAGGTGTTGGAATTGCAGTTACTTATTTAGGCAAAGTAAAAGGATTTGTCAGTTTATTTCAGCAAACTGAGCAGCAGGGGTTTCAAGTACCGCCTGCTGAGCTATATAGATTTTCTCATCGCATTCCCTCTTTCAAGATGACTGGTCATGAAGGATGTGGTGTTCCCTCAGGATCCTTTGAGCTAGATCCTGCTGCTTTGCCCGGCGATGTTTTGGTTCGTGACGTTGATGATATGGATATAGATAACTGA
- the LOC101311843 gene encoding probable UDP-glucose 6-dehydrogenase 2-like, whose protein sequence is MAVIAERYPRLNVVVTDFNAHQLHAWRQNQIEYEEEGMAELLHYITHANLSFNNDVNEAIQDAQMIFIGVEIPIKLFGRRDGFSLWPWIKAIRRIIKEAHTSKIIVERSTMPIDSFDMTTTLLTRRVPPPVQPAVQFVVLSNPDFSSPGARLQDLRNPDRVVIGLKSNAGGVLPLRQLYMGLVQNPEEIRIVYAPSAVNVEIAKLATNAMLSMKLTYINAISSLCNKTRGADINIVRQILGEDYRLDNNYMIPTLGIGGKELMKDTLYMKHAFSDVGLDDEAMLFQKVVQLDVKKRMEFVQIMLRTMLDLTNRRIAIIGLTYKGQVLDLTRSPAVSICKALLRERAFLQIHEPLLDEQRIQRAIGNPNSVYVAHDLIDACDRAHAAVFFVPMPQVQFNFQQIFNVMTPEPGGRYLFMGWHMNVNFDDLRQMGFLVNVIGKP, encoded by the coding sequence ATGGCAGTAATTGCAGAACGATACCCAAGGCTTAACGTCGTTGTCACAGATTTCAATGCACACCAACTCCATGCTTGGCGACAAAATCAGATAGAGTATGAAGAGGAAGGTATGGCAGAGTTGTTACACTATATAACCCATGCTAACTTGAGCTTCAACAATGATGTAAACGAAGCAATCCAAGATGCCCAGATGATTTTTATTGGGGTTGAAATACCTATCAAGTTATTTGGTAGGCGTGACGGATTTAGCCTATGGCCGTGGATCAAAGCCATAAGGAGGATCATAAAAGAGGCACACACGTCAAAGATTATTGTAGAAAGATCGACTATGCCAATTGATTCGTTTGATATGACAACCACATTATTAACTCGAAGAGTCCCACCTCCTGTCCAGCCTGCCGTGCAATTTGTTGTTTTGTCCAATCCAGACTTTTCCTCTCCAGGCGCTAGGCTTCAAGACTTGAGGAACCCAGATAGAGTTGTTATTGGGTTAAAATCAAATGCAGGGGGCGTTCTTCCATTACGACAGTTGTACATGGGGTTAGTTCAAAACCCAGAAGAAATCCGCATAGTCTATGCACCTAGTGCTGTCAACGTTGAGATAGCAAAACTAGCAACCAATGCAATGCTCAGTATGAAACTTACCTACATCAACGCAATATCAAGTTTGTGCAACAAGACAAGAGGAGCCGATATCAACATAGTTAGACAGATACTTGGAGAAGATTATAGACTCGACAACAACTACATGATTCCCACATTAGGAATTGGAGGCAAAGAACTGATGAAAGACACTCTATACATGAAACATGCTTTTAGTGATGTTGGACTGGATGACGAGGCAATGCTCTTTCAGAAGGTTGTTCAGTTAGACGTGAAGAAGAGAATGGAGTTTGTTCAAATCATGTTACGGACAATGCTCGATCTTACGAACAGAAGGATTGCTATAATAGGACTCACATATAAGGGACAGGTTCTCGATCTTACGAGATCACCCGCAGTTAGCATATGCAAAGCCCTCTTGAGAGAGCGTGCTTTCCTCCAAATACATGAACCCTTGTTGGATGAGCAAAGGATCCAACGAGCTATTGGTAATCCTAACTCAGTGTATGTTGCACATGATCTCATAGATGCATGTGATCGTGCACACGCGGCTGTATTTTTTGTGCCAATGCCCCAAGTACAATTTAATTTTCAACAAATCTTCAATGTGATGACACCCGAACCAGGCGGTCGATACTTGTTCATGGGCTGGCATATGAATGTTAATTTCGACGATTTGAGGCAGATGGGATTCCTGGTTAATGTCATTGGAAAACCTTAA